The Prinia subflava isolate CZ2003 ecotype Zambia chromosome 13, Cam_Psub_1.2, whole genome shotgun sequence genome contains a region encoding:
- the MTSS2 gene encoding protein MTSS 2 isoform X4, whose product METAEKECGALGGLFQAIINDMKSSYPIWEDFNSKATKLHSQLRTTVLAAVAFLDAFQKVADMATNTRGATRDIGSALTRMCMRHRSIEAKLRQFTNALMESLINPLQDRIEDWKKTANQLDKDHAKEYKRARHEIKKKSSDTLKLQKKARKELLGKGDLQPQLDNALQDVNDMYLLLEETEKQAVRKALIEERGRFCTFITFLQPVVNGELTMLGEITHLQGIIEDLVVLTAEPHKLPPASEQVIKDLKGSDYSWSYQTPPSSPSSSSSRKSSMCSVSSAKGGMAWPGGAQTCSPSSTYRYRSLAQPPAAATRLSSVSSHDSGFISQDAAYSKPPSPMPSDITSQKSSSSASSEASETCQSVSECSSPTSDWSKASPYDQPVVPTLQRRKDRVEHLREAEMGSPAGGYPGVGAEDAPRPRMSPATIAAKHGEEVSPAASDLAMVLTRGLSLEHQKSSRDSLQYSSGYSTQTTTPSCSEDTIPSQGSDYDCYSVNGDVECDPQSDFDKSSTIPRNSNIAQNYRRMIQTKRPASTAGLPTGTNLPAGTTPGVATIRRTPSTKPSVRRTLSNAGPIPIRPPIVPVKTPTVPDSPGYAGPTRVGSEECVFYADDASPNPLDFAKASPKRLSLPNTAWGGGAMEISVYPGAGQHLSAEEEEDQQLAANRHSLVEKIGELVAGAHALGEGQFPFPTALVGSGPSEETPAPPPAASMDPPAEDMLVAIRRGVRLRRTVTNDRSAPRIS is encoded by the exons ATGGAGACGGCGGAGAAGGAGTGCGGAGCCCTCGGCGGCCTCTTCCAAGCCATCATCAACGACATGAAG AGCTCCTACCCCATATGGGAGGATTTCAACTCGAAGGCCACCAAGCTGCACTCCCAGCTCAG GACCACGGTGCTGGCCGCAGTTGCCTTCCTGGATGCCTTCCAGAAAGTGGCCGACATGGCCACCAACACCCGAG GTGCCACAAGGGACATTGGCTCGGCGCTGACCCGGATGTGCATGCGGCACCGCAGCATCGAGGCCAAGCTCCGGCAGTTCACCAA cgCCCTCATGGAGAGCCTGATAAACCCTTTGCAGGACAGGATTGAGGACTGGAAGAAAACTGCCAACCAGCTGGACAAGGACCATGCGAAAG AGTACAAGCGAGCACGCCATGAGATCAAGAAAAAGTCCTCTGACACCCTCAAGCTCCAGAAAAAGGCTCGCAAAG AGCTACTTG GGAAGGGggacctgcagccccagctggacAATGCCCTGCAGGATGTCAATGACATGtacctgctgctggaggagacgGAGAAGCAGGCGGTCCGCAAAGCGCTCATCGAGGAGCGGGGCCGCTTCTGCACCTTCATCACCttcctgcagcccgtggtg AACGGGGAGCTCACCATGCTGGGCGAGATCACCCACCTGCAGGGCATCATCGAGGACCTGGTGGTGCTCACCGCTGAGCCCCACAAGTTGCCCCCCGCCAGTGAGCAG GTGATCAAGGACCTGAAGGGCTCTGACTACAGCTGGTCCTACCAGACGCCACCGTCCTcgcccagcagctccagctcccgcAAGTCCAGCATGTGCAG CGTTAGCAGTGCCAAGGGTGGCATGGCGTGGCCCGGCGGGGCTCAGACCTGCTCACCCAGTTCCACCTATCGCTACcgcagcctggcacagccccctgCCGCCGCCACCCGCCTCTCCAGCGTCTCCTCCCACGACTCCGGCTTCATCTCCCAGGACGCCGCTTACTCCAAACCGCCTTCCCCCATGCCCTCGGACATCACCAGCCAG AAGTCCTCCAGCTCGGCGTCCTCAGAGGCATCCGAAACCTGCCAGTCAGTTAGCGAGTGCAGCTCCCCCACCTCG GACTGGTCCAAGGCCAGCCCCTATGACCAGCCAGTGGTCCCCACCCTGCAGCGGCGCAAGGACCGTGTGGAGCACCTGCGGGAGGCCGAGATGGGCTCTCCTGCTGGGGGGTACCCAGGCGTCGGTGCTGAGGATGCTCCCAGGCCCCGGATGTCACCGGCTACAATTGCCGCCAAG CATGGGGAGGAGGTGTCCCCTGCCGCCAGTGACCTGGCCATGGTCTTGACCCGTGGGCTGAGCTTGGAGCACCAGAAGAGCAGCCGGGACTCGCTGCAGTACTCCAGTGGCTACAGCACGCAGACCACCACCCCCTCCTGCTCTGAGGACACCATCCCTTCCCAAG gctCCGACTACGACTGCTACTCAGTGAACGGTGACGTGGAGTGTGACCCCCAGAGTGATTTCGACAAGTCCTCCACCATCCCACGCAACAGCAACATCGCCCAGAACTACCGGCGGATGATCCAGACCAAGCGTCCTGCCTCCACCGCTGGGCTGCCCACCGGCACCAACCTACCGGCCGGCACCACCCCGGGGGTGGCCACCATCCGCCGCACGCCCTCCACCAAGCCCTCGGTCCGCCGTACGCTCTCCAACGCTGGCCCCATCCCCATCCGACCCCCCATCGTCCCTGTGAAGACCCCCACGGTGCCCGACTCGCCCGGCTACGCTGGCCCCACGCGGGTGGGCAGTGAGGAGTGCGTCTTCTACGCCGACGATGCCTCTCCGAACCCCCTGGATTTTGCCAAAGCTTCGCCCAAGCGGCTGAGCCTTCCCAACACTGCCTGGGGTGGCGGTGCCATGGAGATCTCTGTCTACCCCGGGGCCGGCCAGCACCTCTCcgctgaggaagaggaggaccAACAGCTGGCTGCCAACCGGCACAGTTTGGTGGAGAAGATTGGGGAGCTGGTGGCCGGCGCCCACGCCCTGGGGGAAGGCCAGTTCCCCTTCCCCACCGCCCTCGTGGGCTCCGGCCCCAGCGAG
- the MTSS2 gene encoding protein MTSS 2 isoform X2: protein METAEKECGALGGLFQAIINDMKSSYPIWEDFNSKATKLHSQLRTTVLAAVAFLDAFQKVADMATNTRGATRDIGSALTRMCMRHRSIEAKLRQFTNALMESLINPLQDRIEDWKKTANQLDKDHAKEYKRARHEIKKKSSDTLKLQKKARKELLGKGDLQPQLDNALQDVNDMYLLLEETEKQAVRKALIEERGRFCTFITFLQPVVNGELTMLGEITHLQGIIEDLVVLTAEPHKLPPASEQVIKDLKGSDYSWSYQTPPSSPSSSSSRKSSMCSSVSSAKGGMAWPGGAQTCSPSSTYRYRSLAQPPAAATRLSSVSSHDSGFISQDAAYSKPPSPMPSDITSQKSSSSASSEASETCQSVSECSSPTSDWSKASPYDQPVVPTLQRRKDRVEHLREAEMGSPAGGYPGVGAEDAPRPRMSPATIAAKHGEEVSPAASDLAMVLTRGLSLEHQKSSRDSLQYSSGYSTQTTTPSCSEDTIPSQGSDYDCYSVNGDVECDPQSDFDKSSTIPRNSNIAQNYRRMIQTKRPASTAGLPTGTNLPAGTTPGVATIRRTPSTKPSVRRTLSNAGPIPIRPPIVPVKTPTVPDSPGYAGPTRVGSEECVFYADDASPNPLDFAKASPKRLSLPNTAWGGGAMEISVYPGAGQHLSAEEEEDQQLAANRHSLVEKIGELVAGAHALGEGQFPFPTALVGSGPSEETPAPPPAASMDPPAEDMLVAIRRGVRLRRTVTNDRSAPRIS, encoded by the exons ATGGAGACGGCGGAGAAGGAGTGCGGAGCCCTCGGCGGCCTCTTCCAAGCCATCATCAACGACATGAAG AGCTCCTACCCCATATGGGAGGATTTCAACTCGAAGGCCACCAAGCTGCACTCCCAGCTCAG GACCACGGTGCTGGCCGCAGTTGCCTTCCTGGATGCCTTCCAGAAAGTGGCCGACATGGCCACCAACACCCGAG GTGCCACAAGGGACATTGGCTCGGCGCTGACCCGGATGTGCATGCGGCACCGCAGCATCGAGGCCAAGCTCCGGCAGTTCACCAA cgCCCTCATGGAGAGCCTGATAAACCCTTTGCAGGACAGGATTGAGGACTGGAAGAAAACTGCCAACCAGCTGGACAAGGACCATGCGAAAG AGTACAAGCGAGCACGCCATGAGATCAAGAAAAAGTCCTCTGACACCCTCAAGCTCCAGAAAAAGGCTCGCAAAG AGCTACTTG GGAAGGGggacctgcagccccagctggacAATGCCCTGCAGGATGTCAATGACATGtacctgctgctggaggagacgGAGAAGCAGGCGGTCCGCAAAGCGCTCATCGAGGAGCGGGGCCGCTTCTGCACCTTCATCACCttcctgcagcccgtggtg AACGGGGAGCTCACCATGCTGGGCGAGATCACCCACCTGCAGGGCATCATCGAGGACCTGGTGGTGCTCACCGCTGAGCCCCACAAGTTGCCCCCCGCCAGTGAGCAG GTGATCAAGGACCTGAAGGGCTCTGACTACAGCTGGTCCTACCAGACGCCACCGTCCTcgcccagcagctccagctcccgcAAGTCCAGCATGTGCAG CAGCGTTAGCAGTGCCAAGGGTGGCATGGCGTGGCCCGGCGGGGCTCAGACCTGCTCACCCAGTTCCACCTATCGCTACcgcagcctggcacagccccctgCCGCCGCCACCCGCCTCTCCAGCGTCTCCTCCCACGACTCCGGCTTCATCTCCCAGGACGCCGCTTACTCCAAACCGCCTTCCCCCATGCCCTCGGACATCACCAGCCAG AAGTCCTCCAGCTCGGCGTCCTCAGAGGCATCCGAAACCTGCCAGTCAGTTAGCGAGTGCAGCTCCCCCACCTCG GACTGGTCCAAGGCCAGCCCCTATGACCAGCCAGTGGTCCCCACCCTGCAGCGGCGCAAGGACCGTGTGGAGCACCTGCGGGAGGCCGAGATGGGCTCTCCTGCTGGGGGGTACCCAGGCGTCGGTGCTGAGGATGCTCCCAGGCCCCGGATGTCACCGGCTACAATTGCCGCCAAG CATGGGGAGGAGGTGTCCCCTGCCGCCAGTGACCTGGCCATGGTCTTGACCCGTGGGCTGAGCTTGGAGCACCAGAAGAGCAGCCGGGACTCGCTGCAGTACTCCAGTGGCTACAGCACGCAGACCACCACCCCCTCCTGCTCTGAGGACACCATCCCTTCCCAAG gctCCGACTACGACTGCTACTCAGTGAACGGTGACGTGGAGTGTGACCCCCAGAGTGATTTCGACAAGTCCTCCACCATCCCACGCAACAGCAACATCGCCCAGAACTACCGGCGGATGATCCAGACCAAGCGTCCTGCCTCCACCGCTGGGCTGCCCACCGGCACCAACCTACCGGCCGGCACCACCCCGGGGGTGGCCACCATCCGCCGCACGCCCTCCACCAAGCCCTCGGTCCGCCGTACGCTCTCCAACGCTGGCCCCATCCCCATCCGACCCCCCATCGTCCCTGTGAAGACCCCCACGGTGCCCGACTCGCCCGGCTACGCTGGCCCCACGCGGGTGGGCAGTGAGGAGTGCGTCTTCTACGCCGACGATGCCTCTCCGAACCCCCTGGATTTTGCCAAAGCTTCGCCCAAGCGGCTGAGCCTTCCCAACACTGCCTGGGGTGGCGGTGCCATGGAGATCTCTGTCTACCCCGGGGCCGGCCAGCACCTCTCcgctgaggaagaggaggaccAACAGCTGGCTGCCAACCGGCACAGTTTGGTGGAGAAGATTGGGGAGCTGGTGGCCGGCGCCCACGCCCTGGGGGAAGGCCAGTTCCCCTTCCCCACCGCCCTCGTGGGCTCCGGCCCCAGCGAG
- the MTSS2 gene encoding protein MTSS 2 isoform X10 yields the protein METAEKECGALGGLFQAIINDMKSSYPIWEDFNSKATKLHSQLRTTVLAAVAFLDAFQKVADMATNTRGATRDIGSALTRMCMRHRSIEAKLRQFTNALMESLINPLQDRIEDWKKTANQLDKDHAKEYKRARHEIKKKSSDTLKLQKKARKELLGKGDLQPQLDNALQDVNDMYLLLEETEKQAVRKALIEERGRFCTFITFLQPVVNGELTMLGEITHLQGIIEDLVVLTAEPHKLPPASEQVIKDLKGSDYSWSYQTPPSSPSSSSSRKSSMCSLAQPPAAATRLSSVSSHDSGFISQDAAYSKPPSPMPSDITSQQKSSSSASSEASETCQSVSECSSPTSDWSKASPYDQPVVPTLQRRKDRVEHLREAEMGSPAGGYPGVGAEDAPRPRMSPATIAAKHGEEVSPAASDLAMVLTRGLSLEHQKSSRDSLQYSSGYSTQTTTPSCSEDTIPSQGSDYDCYSVNGDVECDPQSDFDKSSTIPRNSNIAQNYRRMIQTKRPASTAGLPTGTNLPAGTTPGVATIRRTPSTKPSVRRTLSNAGPIPIRPPIVPVKTPTVPDSPGYAGPTRVGSEECVFYADDASPNPLDFAKASPKRLSLPNTAWGGGAMEISVYPGAGQHLSAEEEEDQQLAANRHSLVEKIGELVAGAHALGEGQFPFPTALVGSGPSEETPAPPPAASMDPPAEDMLVAIRRGVRLRRTVTNDRSAPRIS from the exons ATGGAGACGGCGGAGAAGGAGTGCGGAGCCCTCGGCGGCCTCTTCCAAGCCATCATCAACGACATGAAG AGCTCCTACCCCATATGGGAGGATTTCAACTCGAAGGCCACCAAGCTGCACTCCCAGCTCAG GACCACGGTGCTGGCCGCAGTTGCCTTCCTGGATGCCTTCCAGAAAGTGGCCGACATGGCCACCAACACCCGAG GTGCCACAAGGGACATTGGCTCGGCGCTGACCCGGATGTGCATGCGGCACCGCAGCATCGAGGCCAAGCTCCGGCAGTTCACCAA cgCCCTCATGGAGAGCCTGATAAACCCTTTGCAGGACAGGATTGAGGACTGGAAGAAAACTGCCAACCAGCTGGACAAGGACCATGCGAAAG AGTACAAGCGAGCACGCCATGAGATCAAGAAAAAGTCCTCTGACACCCTCAAGCTCCAGAAAAAGGCTCGCAAAG AGCTACTTG GGAAGGGggacctgcagccccagctggacAATGCCCTGCAGGATGTCAATGACATGtacctgctgctggaggagacgGAGAAGCAGGCGGTCCGCAAAGCGCTCATCGAGGAGCGGGGCCGCTTCTGCACCTTCATCACCttcctgcagcccgtggtg AACGGGGAGCTCACCATGCTGGGCGAGATCACCCACCTGCAGGGCATCATCGAGGACCTGGTGGTGCTCACCGCTGAGCCCCACAAGTTGCCCCCCGCCAGTGAGCAG GTGATCAAGGACCTGAAGGGCTCTGACTACAGCTGGTCCTACCAGACGCCACCGTCCTcgcccagcagctccagctcccgcAAGTCCAGCATGTGCAG cctggcacagccccctgCCGCCGCCACCCGCCTCTCCAGCGTCTCCTCCCACGACTCCGGCTTCATCTCCCAGGACGCCGCTTACTCCAAACCGCCTTCCCCCATGCCCTCGGACATCACCAGCCAG CAGAAGTCCTCCAGCTCGGCGTCCTCAGAGGCATCCGAAACCTGCCAGTCAGTTAGCGAGTGCAGCTCCCCCACCTCG GACTGGTCCAAGGCCAGCCCCTATGACCAGCCAGTGGTCCCCACCCTGCAGCGGCGCAAGGACCGTGTGGAGCACCTGCGGGAGGCCGAGATGGGCTCTCCTGCTGGGGGGTACCCAGGCGTCGGTGCTGAGGATGCTCCCAGGCCCCGGATGTCACCGGCTACAATTGCCGCCAAG CATGGGGAGGAGGTGTCCCCTGCCGCCAGTGACCTGGCCATGGTCTTGACCCGTGGGCTGAGCTTGGAGCACCAGAAGAGCAGCCGGGACTCGCTGCAGTACTCCAGTGGCTACAGCACGCAGACCACCACCCCCTCCTGCTCTGAGGACACCATCCCTTCCCAAG gctCCGACTACGACTGCTACTCAGTGAACGGTGACGTGGAGTGTGACCCCCAGAGTGATTTCGACAAGTCCTCCACCATCCCACGCAACAGCAACATCGCCCAGAACTACCGGCGGATGATCCAGACCAAGCGTCCTGCCTCCACCGCTGGGCTGCCCACCGGCACCAACCTACCGGCCGGCACCACCCCGGGGGTGGCCACCATCCGCCGCACGCCCTCCACCAAGCCCTCGGTCCGCCGTACGCTCTCCAACGCTGGCCCCATCCCCATCCGACCCCCCATCGTCCCTGTGAAGACCCCCACGGTGCCCGACTCGCCCGGCTACGCTGGCCCCACGCGGGTGGGCAGTGAGGAGTGCGTCTTCTACGCCGACGATGCCTCTCCGAACCCCCTGGATTTTGCCAAAGCTTCGCCCAAGCGGCTGAGCCTTCCCAACACTGCCTGGGGTGGCGGTGCCATGGAGATCTCTGTCTACCCCGGGGCCGGCCAGCACCTCTCcgctgaggaagaggaggaccAACAGCTGGCTGCCAACCGGCACAGTTTGGTGGAGAAGATTGGGGAGCTGGTGGCCGGCGCCCACGCCCTGGGGGAAGGCCAGTTCCCCTTCCCCACCGCCCTCGTGGGCTCCGGCCCCAGCGAG